The following are encoded together in the Labrus mixtus chromosome 2, fLabMix1.1, whole genome shotgun sequence genome:
- the LOC132993934 gene encoding NLR family CARD domain-containing protein 3-like, with the protein MWNRISQYLFPQQSAETRREAGGSTCTAQTGSAILTPQFSGAQRDVQITSNVYYQHVPSHAEPKDTTADPPDNKEYIQKCQAELKSFLEKETMNLFQGTEEDEPTPLDKIYTELFITKGGGGEVNTEHEVIELGRKRCKETKINLNDIFQPLPNEHYPPQRVLTAGIAGIGKTVSVLKFTQDWARKEANHTTHFLFLFTFRELNLIKDEKWSVMTLIAHYFVEVKDLKASDYDGLKVLFIFDGLDESKLPLDFKNNKVCRSVTELTTVDVLLTNLITGKLMCKASVWITSRPAASARIPPNSIDRVTEVRGFNDEQKEEYFQKKVSDKDMAQKILDHLQSKPLRSLYIMCHIPVFCWISATVLQSLLTETHTGELPKSVTEMYTHFLIVQAKMTRKKNYEDREADKVMIMKLGKLAFEQLQEGNVIFDENHLKSCQIELTHAAVYSGVCTQIIKKECGLHKKEMYCFIHLSVQEFLAALYVLETFIDSGENLLPSQTDMKRKRKLPITFLHKKAVDMALANNKGQWDLFLRFLLGLSQDENQKLIQKVFGFKEGRPWNNEETINHIHEKIKKLSYADQSINLFHCLNELGDQSLVQQVQNYQSSGDVSKMLPAHWSALAYLLLVSNEDLDLFDLKKYCKSDDVLQRLLPVLKVSKIASLSDCKLAGRCCRLISSVLSLKSCCLEELDLSRNNLQDSGMRLLAYGLRSPNCKLQKLRLAGCRFSEVGCADLASSLRSNPAHLRVLDLSRNELQDAGVDHLSKFLPHCKLEKLSLKCCSLRADSCLHLALCCPSSLKELDLSYNQQTDRGVKLLCDWLRKPQCCLEILRLSEMTDSGCTSLASALTLNPSHLIELDLSKTDPLGSGVLHLSQIQRDDSYRLQTLMVTQ; encoded by the exons ATGTGGAACCGCATTTCTCAATATCTGTTTCCACAACAGAGCG CCGAAACTCGGAGGGAAGCCGGAGGTAGTACATGCACTGCCCAGACTGGAAGCGCCATCCTCACGCCTCAGTTCAGCGGTGCTCAACGAGATGTTCAAATTACCTCTAATGTATACTATCAACACG tccCGTCTCATGCTGAGCCAAAAGACACTACAGCTGATCCTCCAGACAATAAAG aataTATCCAAAAGTGCCAAGCTGAACTTAAATCTTTccttgaaaaagaaacaatgaatTTGTTTCAAGGCACAGAGGAAGATGAACCGACTCCTTTAGACAAAATCTATACTGAGCTTTTCATCACCAAAGGAGGCGGTGGGGAGGTTAATACCGAACATGAAGTGATTGAATTAGGACGTAAAAGGTGTAAGGAGACCAAAATCAACCTCAAtgacatttttcaacctttacCAAACGAACACTACCCGCCTCAGAGAGTTCTGACAGCAGGAATCGCTGGCATCggaaaaactgtctctgtgCTCAAGTTCACTCAGGACTGGGCGAGAAAGGAAGCCAACCACACTACTcactttctatttctatttacGTTCAGGGAGTTGAATTTAATCAAAGATGAGAAATGGAGTGTCATGACGTTAATTGCCCACTATTTTGTAGAAGTGAAGGATTTGAAAGCCTCGGACTACGATGGTTTAAAGGTTTTGTTCATCTTTGACGGCCTGGACGAAAGCAAACTCCCTCTGGACTTCAAGAATAACAAGGTGTGCCGCAGTGTTACAGAACTCACGACAGTGGACGTCCTGCTAACTAACTTAATCACAGGGAAACTAATGTGCAAAGCCTCGGTCTGGATCACCAGCCGACCAGCAGCATCTGCAAGGATTCCCCCTAATTCCATCGACAGGGTGACGGAGGTACGAGGCTTTAATGACGAGCAGAAAGAGGAGTACTTTCAGAAGAAGGTAAGTGACAAAGATATGGCTCAGAAGATCTTAGACCATCTTCAGTCAAAGCCCTTGAGAAGTCTCTACATCATGTGCCACATCCCCGTCTTCTGCTGGATTTCCGCCACGGTTCTCCAGAGTCTCCTGACAGAAACTCACACAGGTGAGCTACCCAAGTCTGTGACTGAAATGTACACACACTTCCTGATCGTCCAGGCAAAGATGACTCGCAAGAAGAATTATgaggacagagaggcagacaaagTGATGATCATGAAGTTGGGAAAGCTGGCTTTTGAACAGCTGCAGGAGGGAAACGTGATCTTTGATGAAAACCACTTAAAAAGCTGTCAAATTGAGCTGACACACGCTGCAGTTTATTCCGGAGTTTGTACCCAGATCATCAAAAAAGAATGTGGTCttcacaaaaaagaaatgtactgttttattcatttaagtGTTCAGGAATTTCTTGCAGCTCTGTATGTCTTAGAGACCTTTATCGATAGTGGAGAAAATCTACTTCCCAGCCAGACAGAcatgaaaaggaaaagaaaactcCCAATCACCTTCCTTCACAAGAAGGCAGTGGATATGGCTTTAGCCAACAACAAAGGACAGTGGGACTTGTTCCTGCGCTTCCTGCTTGGTCTGTCTCAGGATGAAAATCAGAAGCTGATACAGAAAgtatttggatttaaagaagGACGTCCATGGAACAACGAGGAGACAATCAACCACATCCATGAGAAGATCAAGAAACTGTCTTACGCTGACCAGAGTATCAATCTGTTCCACTGTTTGAATGAGCTGGGGGACCAGTCTCTGGTCCAGCAAGTCCAGAACTACCAGAGCTCAGGAGATGTTAGTAAAATGTTACCTGCTCATTGGTCAGCTCTGGCCTATCTGCTGCTGGTGTCCAATGAAGACTTGGATCTCTTTGACCTGAAGAAGTACTGTAAATCAGATGACGTTCTGCAGAGGCTCCTGCCTGTGCTCAAAGTCTCAAAGATAGCCTC GTTGAGTGACTGTAAGCTGGCTGGTAGATGTTGTCGGTTAATTTCATCAGTTCTCAGCCTTAAGTCCTGTTGCCTGGAGGAGCTAGACCTGAGCAGAAATAATCTTCAAGACTCTGGAATGAGGCTGCTCGCTTACGGTCTGAGAAGTCCAAACTGCAAACTCCAGAAGCTCAG GTTGGCTGGTTGTCGGTTTTCAGAAGTTGGCTGTGCTGATCTTGCGTCCTCTCTGAGGTCAAACCCCGCCCACCTCAGAGTCCTTGATCTGTCCAGGAATGAGCTCCAAGACGCTGGAGTTGACCACCTTTCTAAGTTCTTGCCACATTGTAAGCTGGAGAAACTGAG CCTGAAATGCTGCTCATTAAGAGCAGACAGCTGCTTGCATTTGGCCCTCTGCTGCCCCTCCTCTCTCAAAGAGCTGGACCTGAGTTACAACCAGCAGACAGACCGGGGAGTGAAGCTGCTTTGTGATTGGCTGAGGAAACCTCAGTGTTGTCTGGAGATCCTGAG GTTGTCAGAGATGACGGACAGCGGCTGTACGTCTCTGGCCTCGGCTCTGACCCTGAACCCTTCACACCTGATagagctggacctgagtaaGACCGATCCACTAGGGTCCGGTGTGCTGCATCTTTCTCAAATACAGAGGGACGATAGCTACAGACTGCAGACTCTGATGGTGACACAGTGA